The genome window tGGGCATCATGAGCGATTTAGGGGGAAGCACAGGATGGTGGTGTGATTTAAACCTGCAGTAAGCAGGCATATTGAAGAGTTGAGTGATCACACTGGAGATGAAGGGTTGGACATGGATTGACTGGGAAAAGGCCTGGGTCCATTGGAGTAAAGACAACCTGGTTAATTGAATTGGCCATGGGAAGTTAGGTCACAGTCTTATAAACAAAGTAAATAGGACAGAGACTAAGTTTTAGGGAGACATCTTGGCCTCCTAGGCTAAGTTTACTAAACCACACTGAAGCTACAGTACCTTCCAGATGGGCAAAAGTGTACACTACAGTTGAGGAGCTGAACCTTATTAGGTTGGATGTTGATCAGGAACCTGTTTGCCCTTTGCTGGGAAGCCTTCACCCTCCATCTTCCCTGGGGTAGGGAAGGTCTCCCACATTATgcaataataaaataagcatCTGGGTCTTTGCAGCTGTCAGTTGCTCTTTCAACTCTAGGATCCATCTTTGGACCAGAAGCCTGGTCTGGGCCTAGGATGACACTGGCCCCAGAGATGCTAGAGTCGACTGCACTCTCTCCTTAGCTGCAGACTATGCACAGTGCCTGGGGCGGAAGGAGGAGAGGTGTTGGGGTTTGCCCTGCTGCCTCCCCAGCAGGAACAATAGTCATAAATGCACTTTTCACACTAAAGGTTTCTTTATTAGTTCTCCAGTAAAACCTAGATCCCCCCTGGTAGATTGCGAACTCAAAGTCTTTGTGATCCCAAAGCCATTCCACTGCAAATGCCCAGCAGTGAAGATGGCCTCAAATTGGGTTCCTGCCTGCAGTGTGTGTGGCAGCAGCCCATGTGCCTTTACCTATTGTCAAACTTGCAagcatttatttgtctttatgaCTGTCATGGGGACTGAGgttcttcagagagagagagagagagagtgagctgATGACACAGTGGTTTTATACCCACCCCCTGGACAGGGAGTTTGCACGTAGTTGTGAGCTGTGAGTGGTTAGTGCATTGCTGGTATTGCTGAAGGCAGGGTTGATCCCTCACTTGATTGATACTTGCATTCAAGAGAATCTAGattgtgttgggggagggactgACTGTACTCATGGctaacttaaagtattaaaataaggCTGTCCCCTACAACCTTCTTAGTCACACAGGATCCCTGTAGCCAAAACAGTATATGATCCAGCTGCAGAGAGCAGACTGCTCTCAGCTTGCACAGCACCTTAGGCGAGGGAAGAATATATGGATAGGGAATGGGGTGGAGAAAGAAGGATGGGAATGTTGTCATCCAGGTGGCTTTAGGGTCCTAAGGAGTGGAGAAGGATGGCACTGGGGAGGTCTGGATGGATCTGTGTAGGAGTTCCCTGTAGATAAATTACTGATCCCCCATCTACTATCCCCAGTATGTAATGGCTGAATTAATATGTAATCAACTGCATTGTATCTAAAGCCTTAGAACTAGTCAGGTGCTCCCTCCACCCAATACCATTTCTTACCCTCTAATCCTAcctgatctttaacaaagcatTAATAATTCTAAGGATAATCTCTATTTTGTTGTGCTTTTTGTAActgttttaaataaatcaatttgTACTGTATATTTGTACTTTTGTGAGATCCTTTTTGCTGTTTTACCATTTTAAGTCTCTGTACTTGGCTACACAcagattgtatttttattgttaatgctCTTCTTATGGATACCTGCATTTAACTTGTGGACTATGTAAACACAATATCTAtcaatatctatatatctatatatctatctatataaacTACTAGCTTTTCCTTTTGGTGTTTGCGCCTTCTTCCTATCCCAGCCTTAGATGGTGGCCATGGGGTGGGCGATAGAAACCTTTGTGGGAGCAGTTGTAATGGAGCACAAATGGTGCCTATATTGTGCGGTGAGCTCAAGgcagatggcatgatcttgtccTCAAGCATGGTTTCTCCCCTCTGTTGGTGTGGATTTCAGAGACCCAGAAGTCTACCTGAAGACTTAGATTCTAGTGGAATCACAAGGATCTGTAGGCACCTTCACTGCTGGCCTTCTCCCCATTTCTTTACTCAGGAATACTGCGAGAAATTGTTGGAATAAGTCAGCCCCAATCATAGCTACTGCCTAAAATTTAGAAAGCTTGCCACTAGTAAGTGGCATTTATGGAACACTTATTATGTGCTACAGAATATCCTAAGTGCTTTCTCTATACGGACAAGCATTTGTTGCTACTATTTCCATTTTGTGGATGGGGAAGCCAAGACATAGAGGTTAAGTACTACTTccccaaagttacacagctagtaagtggcagggtACTTCTGAACCCAGAGATGCAACTCCTGAGTTGGTATGAATTCAGAGTTTCTTGTGAAGATTGAGATCATCTATGTAAAGCGCTCAGAATCATCTTTGGCACATAATGAGGACTCAAGTCATTTTAAAGCATCCCAAGTAGGACTCCAGTATGGAGCTCTGAGAGAAAGGCATTTGGGTCAATTaagtaggtttttgtttgtttgtttgtttgtttggagatagagtctcactgtgttgacaggctggagtgcaatggcacaatctcagctcactgcaacctccaccttgcgggttcaagtgattctcatcttcttgtcctcagcctcccgagtagctgggattgattacaaGCACGTCAactaagtattttcttttaaatgtatttttcaaaacaaatattttagccTGCCTGGTGAAAGTAACCTTAGtttgttagctgggcatggtggcgcacacctatagttccagctacttgggaggctgaggcaggaggatcacttgagtccaggagttagaggttacgGTGAggtatgatcttgccactgtacttcagcctaggtgatGTAGTGatatcctttctcaaaaaaacaaaccccaggcagggcgcagtggctcacgcctgtaatcccagcactttgggaggccaaggcaggcagatcacctgcggtcagaagttcaagaccagcctggccaacatggtgaaaccctgtatctactaaaaatacagaaactagccaggtgtggtggcacgtgcctgtaatcccagctactcgggaggctgaggcaggagaatcacttgaactcgggaggcgggggttgcagtgagccaagatcacgtcattacactccagcctgggcaacagagcgagactccatcgcaaaaaacaaacagaaaaacccaaaaaacaaaaaaaatcctagttTGGTGGGGGTCAGTTGACACTTAAACAGCCTTGGACCTATGGAGGTCAGAGAGGAATCCAAGTTTCCCTGTTAAGATATTGGAAGAAGTCCACATTACTGGCATAGTTATTTTTCTGGCTACAATTTAACTAGGGCACTTCCTTCTGGACCTCAAGATCTATAATTATCTAAACTGAACACAACCTTTGGTGCAGGCTAGGAAGGTTCTGTGCCTGTTCTGTACCATCACAGAAACTTTTTAGAAATGACCTCAGCTCTTGTCTCCTCCATGGTTTGGCAGCCATATAACCTGCCAGAGTAATCATTTTGCCCTAGCCTTAACCACTGTTGACCTGAGCTCTTACCACCTTACTTCTGGATTTTCTTCAGTGAGCTTATTTTCCTGCCTTGCCTCtggtgaataaataaaacataaataaaatgcaaacatgAGTTTCTTGGTGCTGTGGACCTTAATATTGCAGCTATTTCTATGAGCCTATTCCTAGATGCAGCTACTGTCTAGAATTGTAAATGTTCAACAAACAGTATTGCTGGGAAAAGTTGCACACCTAGTGGAAGGTATTGCATAGTCTTCAGAAAACACCAGTTATGAGGAGAGACTTCTGAGTTTGGAAAAGGGAAGCTAGGTTTAAATAGCCCTTGGGACCACAGGTATCTTCATTATGGTTGTGGGAATAATCATCACAGTCAACATCGGTTCTCTGGCGTCGTGCTAATTCCTTGGCAACGTGTAAAGACCCAAATGAGGACCTCTGCTTGGACAGCCTAAGCTGAGGAGCACCCTCCCTAGGAAAAGGGCAAGCCACCAGAAGCCACTGTCTGAAAATTTCCACCCAGGTTTCTCCTAGATCACTTCATTTGCTAGAATGACATtaagagaaaagcaagaaagggGCAGGCagtaaagataaaattaatttatttgaccTCACAACTTCATGGGCCATACAGGAGCCCCACAGTCCTAGAAGCACGGCCTGTGGCAGTGGGCTGGGGAGGCCAGTTCTCTGGACTGCCTGCTCCCTTGTCCAGAGCTGCCTTGGGCCAGGTCCCTCCTGACCCTGTCATCCTGCTCCCACATGCAAGGGCCGCTCAGGTCCACCTGCAACAAACCCAGGCCTGCCTCTGGCAGCAAGGACAGGGCCTCGTGGGTGGCAGCAGCACTGGTCCTCGTGGctgtgggtgtgggtggggggGGTAGGtaggtggggaggagggcaggcaggagggTGTGGTTCAGTGCAGAGAGCTGCTGTTCTGCTCTTCAAAGGCCATCTTGCCCAGAAGTTGGCTGTCCAACTCCACCCCACTTACAGGCAACTGGAAGAAGTTCATTTCAGCTGCTAAGGCTGCCATGGCAGAAGGGTCCTGGCCAAACTGAGCTCGCAACATCATGTCCATTTTCTCCAGTCTCCTCTTGAGCCGCTTGGCCTCTCGCTCTCGGATGAGCCGGGCCTGCCGCTTTTCCGGGGTTTCGTTGGCCCGCTTCAGCCTCATGGCCTCCCGATCCCGCTGCAGCCGGCGTGCCCGCTGCTCATCTGTCTCCTGCATGCGCTGCAAGCGCTTGGCTTCACGGTCCCTCATGCGCCTCACCTCCCGCTCCTCGGGGGTCTCATTGTCCCGCCGGCTCTTCTTGGCCGTGCGCTCTCGTTCCAGCCGCTGCAGTCGTACTTCCAAAGGCTCATTCTGTCGACGTAGGGCCCACTTGCGTACACTGGGAGTCTGGGCTTCCAGCAGTT of Rhinopithecus roxellana isolate Shanxi Qingling chromosome 20, ASM756505v1, whole genome shotgun sequence contains these proteins:
- the ZNF821 gene encoding zinc finger protein 821 isoform X4, giving the protein MCPVCGRALSSPGSLGRHLLIHSEDQRSNCAVCGARFTSHATFNSEKLPEVLNMESLPTVHNEGPSSAEGKDIAFSPPVYPAGILLVCNNCAAYRKLLEAQTPSVRKWALRRQNEPLEVRLQRLERERTAKKSRRDNETPEEREVRRMRDREAKRLQRMQETDEQRARRLQRDREAMRLKRANETPEKRQARLIREREAKRLKRRLEKMDMMLRAQFGQDPSAMAALAAEMNFFQLPVSGVELDSQLLGKMAFEEQNSSSLH